In Rhinolophus sinicus isolate RSC01 linkage group LG01, ASM3656204v1, whole genome shotgun sequence, the genomic stretch ATGGTctattaatttgaattaagttTTCGGTAATTGTTAATCTTAAAAGTGTTTATACTTTCCTTTTATTGTTAATTGCTTCCCTAATGAACTGTTGTTCTACACTTacctttgtttcccttgtcttAAAAGAACCTTATTCAGTCAGAATGGAAAGATTTGTAGTGACAGCACCACCAGCTCGAAACCGTTCTAAGACTGCTTTGTATGTGACCCCCCTGGATCGAGTCACTGAGTTTGGAGGTGAGCTACACGAAGATGGAGGAAAACTCTTCTGCACTTCTTGCAATGTGGTTCTGAATCATGTTCGCAAGTCTGCCATTAGTGACCATCTCAAGTCAAAGACTCATACCAAGAGGAAGGCAGAATTCGAAGAGCAGAATGTGAGAAAGAAGCAGAGGCCCCTAACTGCATCCCTTCAGTGCAACAGTACTGCGCAAACAGAGAAAGTCAGTGTTATCCAGGACTTTGTGAAAATGTGCCTGGAAGCCAACATCCCACTTGAGAAGGCTGATCACCCAGCAGTCCGTGCTTTCCTGTCTCGCCATGTGAAGAATGGAGGCTCCATACCTAAGTCAGACCAGCTGAGGAGAGCATATCTGCCTGATGGATATGAGAATGAGAATCAACTCCTCAACTCACAAGATTGTTGACAAGGAGGTTACTATCATTGTGATCAAGATAATAATGTGGAGTATTAAAGTTATGTGTTGATTGTgtggttcatttttatatttatttcatttaaaatcatgtGATGCAGAATAGTTTTGCAATGTGTATATAGTTGCaggcaaaaaaaatgtaaaacttactGTTAATTTTAGTCACCAATGGTGTAAAGCAAAACTTAGGGTTTAGAGTGTGCTAGGATACCTTAAATCTGATggttatctttaaaatttatggTTTTTCTCCTGAAATGTTTGTGCATGGAAGAACTGCCCTGCTTTTTTACCCTATTGCCATGTATGATTATTCCTTGTGAGATTACTTAATTACTTGGATTGAAGACTAGCCTAGGAAATTGAAGCTGCTGCCAGGCAATACCACTCACAGTAACTTAAAGGAATTATTTCTGATTAGAGGATTCTCTTCAAAAAGGAAGGGATTGTGAGAAACTGTTCTTGTATCTTCAGATCTCTAGCAGAAAGTGACTGTGTTTATTTCAAACCGCTTTACTTGTATATGATATAGTTACCTTAACTATCCTTCAGTTCCTcactgtcttttttcccctttttaaaggCTTATTGTTGTATTTAGTAGCAGCTTCCAGTGACCAAAAGACTAAAATCTCTTTCAATGTCAGTGCCAAAAGCCAAAGGGAATTTTGCAGTGACATGATTTTAGTCTCTTACTATAAACAAATTTTTGAACCATAGCTTTCATTTCAAGCATCATCTTGAATTTGTaagttgttggggttttt encodes the following:
- the CGGBP1 gene encoding CGG triplet repeat-binding protein 1, yielding MERFVVTAPPARNRSKTALYVTPLDRVTEFGGELHEDGGKLFCTSCNVVLNHVRKSAISDHLKSKTHTKRKAEFEEQNVRKKQRPLTASLQCNSTAQTEKVSVIQDFVKMCLEANIPLEKADHPAVRAFLSRHVKNGGSIPKSDQLRRAYLPDGYENENQLLNSQDC